TTTAGTTAGAATCTAATCGCATATCGGAGTATTAGGGAAGACGTTTCAGGACGTTACTCCTTCATTCCATCTTTCAGAAATACAGTTCTCTATTAATTTCCCCTTAATATTTTAAGCGGTCATTAACATGGCATAGCTTTTCACTACGCAACGTGTCGCACCATATCTAGCATCATGTCCTAATCTATCTTGTACATAAGTTATCAGATCATAATTGATATTAGCTAAATCAGTACTTAAAACCGCCTGATATTTTGGTTCCTCTTTCATGATTCTAGCTATTGTATCTATAGTAAGTTTTACTATATTGATATTTTGCTCCTCATTAAATCCACCAATGTTATATATCTCGTGTGCCTTAGCATTAGATATAACCATATCTATACCCTTACAGTGATCCATTACATATAACCAGTCTCTTACATTGTCTCCTTTTCCATATACAGGAAGTTTTTTTCCAGCTAAGATATTTTTGATAATCAGTGGAATTAACTTCTCTGGGAAATGATATGGACCATAGTTATTTGAACATCTTGTTATGTTAAATGGAAACTTATATGTTTCTCCATAAGCCATTACTATCATATCAGAAGCTGTTTTAGATGCTGAGTATGGGCTTCTTGGATCTAACGGAGTACTTTCTGTAAACATCTTCTCTCCGTAAGTTTGAAGATTTTTTCTTCCAGTTGCAATTTTAGCAACAGCNNNNNNNNNNNNNNNNNNNNNNNNNNNNNNNNNNNNNNNNNNNNNNNNNNNNNNNNNNNNNNNNNNNNNNNNNNNNNNNNNNNNNNNNNNNNNNNNNNNNTGGAATTTTTTTCCCTCTTTATAGATTGGATACCCATTATTATCTTTTCCAACAGTCCAGAAAGTTTTAGCAACTTCCATTAGATTCTGTGTTCCAAGTATATTTGTTTCTAAAAATATCCCTGGATTTTCAATACTTCTATCTACATGACTCTCTGCTGCAAAGTTTACAACATAATCGATATCATGTTGCATAAATATATTTTCAACTAGTTCTCTATTACAGATATCTCCTTTAACAAAAGAAACTCTAGAATTTTTTAATTCCTCTCTTATTGTTCCAAGATTTCCAGCATAAGTTAGTTTATCTAGCACAACTAACTTTATATCCCCATGCTTTTCTAGCATATATTTAACAAAGTTAGCACCAATAAATCCTGCTCCACCTGTTACTAAATAAGTTTTCATTACAGTTCCCCCTTCTCTCTCATCTCGTTTAGAAATCTATCTATCCCACTTTCCCAAGTTGGAATTTTCTCTCCTATAGCTTCTTCTAATTTGCTACTATCAAGTTTTGAGTACTCAGCTCTTTTAGCTGGAAGAACGAAGTCACTACTTTTAGCCCTATTCAGAATTCCTTTCCATCCAATAGAATCTAAAACATACTTTGCTTGATCATATTTTGAAGCTACTCCACTATTACTTAGGTGATATAGCCCATATTTTTTAGTTTCTAGTAATTTTAAAGAGCACAATGCTAAATCATATGAGTATGTAGGAACTGATACTTGATCATCAACTATTCCTAGTATATCTCTAGATTTGCTCCAGTTTATAACTTGTCTGTTAAAGTTATTATTAGCTATTCCAAATACCCATGATGTTCTTACTACAAAACTTTTATCATAAGCCTCTAATACTAATTTTTCTCCTTCAGCCTTAGCTTCTGAATACACAGAAAGTGGTGCAGGAATATCCTCTTCTGTATAAGCAGTTTTTTTACTTCCATCAAAAACAAAGTCTGTAGAATATGTTATATAATCTGCCCCTACCTCTTTAGCTACTAACGCTAAATCTCTTGGTGCATAAGCGTTTAGTTTATAACACATCTCTGCCTCTTCTTCTGCGTTATCAACATTATTGTAAGCCGCACAGTTTATAATAAGATTTATATTTTTATCTTTTACAAACTTTCTTACTGCATCTATATTTGTAATATCTAACTCTTTATAATCAGTTGCTATAAAATCTAGGTTTCTTTCTTTAAATATTCTTTGAAAATCATATCCTAATTGTCCATTAGCTCCAGTAATTAGTATCATCCTATTACCACACCACTCTCTACAAACTCTTTTAATGTTTGTTGTTTTTTATCTTTATCAGAAAGTAGTATTTCATCTGCTGATAATCCATGCTTTTCAAAATTCCAATCTATTCCTATATCAGTGTCATTCCATAATACTCCTGAATCGAACTCTGGTGCATAATAATCTGTACACTTGTATTGAAACTCAGTGTTATCCTCTAATGTTAAAAATCCATGAGCAAATCCTGCTGGAATATAAAACATCTTTTTATTATCAGCACTTAATTCTACTAAATAGTGTTTTCCAAAAGTAGGGCTATCTTTTCTAAGATCTACTGCTACATCTAAAACTGCTCCAGCTGTAACTCTAACCAGTTTTCCTTGAACATGTTGCGTTTGAAAGTGTAACCCTCTCAATACACCTTTTTTAGATTTAGAGTGATTGTCTTGAACAAATTCTACATCCATTCCTATTTCAGAAAAATCTTTTTTAGAGTAACTCTCCATAAAAAATCCTCTTTTATCTCCAAATACTGTTGGCTCTATTACTATTAAATCTTTTATTCCTGTTTCAACTCTTTTAAATTTACTCATGACTACTCCTTTATTAAGTTCATTAGGTACTCACCATAATGCGATTTTAATAATGGTTTTGCTAACTCTTCTACCTTCTCTTTAGATATCCATCCATTTTTATAGGCAATCTCTTCTAAACAAGCTACCATTACACCTTGTCTACTTTGAATTGTTTTTACAAAGTTCGATGCTTCTAAAAGTCCATCATGAGTTCCTGTATCAAGCCATGCCATTCCTCTACCTAAGCTTAATACATTTAATGTACCTTCATTTAGATACATCTCATTTAGTGTTGTTATCTCTAACTCTCCTCTGTGAGATGGCTTAACAGTTTTAGCTTTTTGCACTACAGTGTTGTCATAGAAATATAGTCCTGGAATCGCAAATTTAGATTTTGGTATTACCGGCTTCTCCTCCAGAGATATAGCTTTACCATTCTCATCAAACTCTACTACTCCAAAAGATTTAGGATCATTTACATAATAACCGAATATTGTTGCTCCAGTTTCTCTTTTAGCAGCTTCACGAACTATTCCTGTAAGTCCATGACCATAGAACATATTGTCCCCAAGAACTAATGCACATGCATCGTTCCCTATAAAGTTTTCTCCTATAATAAATGCTTCTGCAAGACCATTTGGACATTCTTGAATAGCATACTCTATTTTAAGACCTAGGTCACTTCCATTACCTAATAACTCTTCAAAAGTTCCAATATCTCTAGGGGTTGATATTACTAAGATATCTTTTATCCCTGCTAACATAAGTACTGACAGTGGATAATAGATAAGTGGCTTATCATAAATTGGTGTTATTTGCTTACTGATTGCTTTTGTTACTGGATACAATCTTGTTCCAGACCCTCCTGCTAATATGATTCCTTTCATTAATCCAACTCCTCAAATAATTTTTTCCAATAGTTATATATGTTTTCATTATTAAACATTTTCGAATTATTTATGCTTTCTAAAGACATTTCTTTTAATTTATTTTGATTTTCTATAAGATTTATAATTTTATTTTTAAACTCCTGTTTATTAAAGCATTCTACTAAATATCCATCTTTTGTATTATTTATTATATCTCGAGGCCCCCAAGGGCAATCATACGATATTATTGGTAACCCAAATGTTTGAGCTTCAATTAATGTTAAAGAAAATGATTCCATTTCTGAAGCTGATAATAAAAATTTATAATTTGGATATACTTTTTCTAAATTTCTATTAATTCCTTTTAGTTTTATATTGTTTTCCATTTTTTTTAATTTTATTAATTCTTTTAATTTAGTTTCTAAACTTCCTTTCCCATAT
The Cetobacterium somerae ATCC BAA-474 DNA segment above includes these coding regions:
- a CDS encoding GDP-mannose 4,6-dehydratase translates to MKTYLVTGGAGFIGANFVKYMLEKHGDIKLVVLDKLTYAGNLGTIREELKNSRVSFVKGDICNRELVENIFMQHDIDYVVNFAAESHVDRSIENPGIFLETNILGTQNLMEVAKTFWTVGKDNNGYPIYKEGKKF
- the rfbD gene encoding dTDP-4-dehydrorhamnose reductase, yielding MILITGANGQLGYDFQRIFKERNLDFIATDYKELDITNIDAVRKFVKDKNINLIINCAAYNNVDNAEEEAEMCYKLNAYAPRDLALVAKEVGADYITYSTDFVFDGSKKTAYTEEDIPAPLSVYSEAKAEGEKLVLEAYDKSFVVRTSWVFGIANNNFNRQVINWSKSRDILGIVDDQVSVPTYSYDLALCSLKLLETKKYGLYHLSNSGVASKYDQAKYVLDSIGWKGILNRAKSSDFVLPAKRAEYSKLDSSKLEEAIGEKIPTWESGIDRFLNEMREKGEL
- the rfbC gene encoding dTDP-4-dehydrorhamnose 3,5-epimerase — encoded protein: MSKFKRVETGIKDLIVIEPTVFGDKRGFFMESYSKKDFSEIGMDVEFVQDNHSKSKKGVLRGLHFQTQHVQGKLVRVTAGAVLDVAVDLRKDSPTFGKHYLVELSADNKKMFYIPAGFAHGFLTLEDNTEFQYKCTDYYAPEFDSGVLWNDTDIGIDWNFEKHGLSADEILLSDKDKKQQTLKEFVESGVVIG
- the rfbA gene encoding glucose-1-phosphate thymidylyltransferase RfbA, which produces MKGIILAGGSGTRLYPVTKAISKQITPIYDKPLIYYPLSVLMLAGIKDILVISTPRDIGTFEELLGNGSDLGLKIEYAIQECPNGLAEAFIIGENFIGNDACALVLGDNMFYGHGLTGIVREAAKRETGATIFGYYVNDPKSFGVVEFDENGKAISLEEKPVIPKSKFAIPGLYFYDNTVVQKAKTVKPSHRGELEITTLNEMYLNEGTLNVLSLGRGMAWLDTGTHDGLLEASNFVKTIQSRQGVMVACLEEIAYKNGWISKEKVEELAKPLLKSHYGEYLMNLIKE